The Emcibacteraceae bacterium genome window below encodes:
- the addA gene encoding double-strand break repair helicase AddA, whose amino-acid sequence MVKQTPEQLAASDPKSSVWVGASAGTGKTFVLSSRVLRLMLAGSRPDKILCLTYTNTAAAEMAIRVNGQLSKWISMADKDLYSELRDVLGTPPTEDQITLARKLFAQVLDVPGGLKIQTIHSFCQSLLGRFPIEANISPNFDLLDDITIHELLKFSQDEMLQQIDDGNDETLAETLNYLSGMMAEETFGTLMKSLTNERAGLEELLRRNSSSFKQLETSLKDLLEFSKQESRETILAEACKDGHFDELGLYSAAKTLMTGSATDITRGEAIAKWIKDDADRINSFYDYSAEFLTKNGEIRARLMTKRLSDQCPHDLDTLMKEAERLNFVNERLKAYTLFENTSAILRMGYALIKTYNARKRSRNVVDYDDLISKVAGLFKNVSASWILYKLDEGIDHILIDEAQDTNPEQWDIIRKLALEFFAGIGTRDEEDYKDFPRTIFAVGDVKQSIYSFQKAEPKQFNLTRDYFKKQVSEANLKFNNVPMNLSFRSTSAILEVVDYVFRAETTRFEISFDVQEISHSTHRLDEPGLVEIWDPILPEERKEDENWSPPVIQKPAHDPKQKLADKIADKIEAWLECGEILASKGRPVTAGDILILVQKRKEFVHFMIRALKKRKINVAGLDQMVLTDQLAVMDLIAIANFTLLPSDDLTLATVLKSPFIGMSEDDLFDLANSRGKGESLWSALLKRQSEKTSFSVAAEYLKKLANFADFYPPFEFFSYLLGPLRGREKLIARLGEQSNDPVDEFLNQAMKYEQNNISSMQGFLSWIEKGDIKIKRDMEQGGDMVRIMTVHGAKGLQAPIVFLPDSCQAADLKDTLFWYEQKYSKNMLWVKNAETRVGAGKIAYEARKADVEAENKRLLYVAMTRAEDRLYVTGWENDHHSNRKDNCWYDLIRNALLDMDGTEEIKQGDEIILRREHRKEAPKILPVEQAEEKKEVSELPDWAFATPMAEPVPSRPLSPSRPDEGEENISSPLMSAEAMKRDKKRYHRGRIIHKLLEILPQLPESEQKEAGIRYLSQKALDLSDGDITQISREVIDILGNKDFYALFGENSRSEVPIVGQIGHYSLSGQVDRLAVTDNEIYIIDYKTNRPPPKSAENIPMIYQRQMAAYRAVLNDVYPNHKVRSLLLWTDIGQLMEIPEAQLNKIEF is encoded by the coding sequence ATGGTAAAGCAAACCCCAGAACAATTGGCGGCATCTGATCCCAAATCATCGGTCTGGGTGGGGGCATCGGCTGGAACCGGCAAAACATTTGTCCTTTCAAGCCGGGTGCTGCGGCTTATGCTGGCAGGTAGCCGGCCAGATAAAATACTCTGTCTGACCTATACAAATACGGCGGCGGCGGAAATGGCAATCCGTGTAAACGGGCAGTTGTCCAAATGGATATCCATGGCCGATAAGGACCTTTATAGCGAGCTTAGGGATGTGCTTGGCACTCCGCCAACAGAAGATCAGATCACCCTGGCCAGAAAACTGTTTGCCCAAGTGCTTGATGTGCCGGGCGGCTTAAAAATCCAGACCATACATTCATTCTGTCAGTCACTGCTTGGGCGGTTTCCGATAGAGGCGAACATTTCCCCCAATTTTGATCTTCTTGATGACATTACGATCCATGAGCTGCTTAAATTTTCACAGGATGAAATGCTGCAGCAAATTGATGATGGCAATGATGAAACACTGGCCGAGACTTTAAATTATCTTTCCGGCATGATGGCGGAAGAGACATTCGGAACATTAATGAAAAGCCTGACCAATGAGCGGGCTGGTTTGGAAGAATTATTAAGGCGCAATTCATCATCATTCAAGCAGTTGGAAACCTCTTTAAAGGACCTGCTTGAATTTTCAAAGCAGGAAAGCCGTGAAACAATTCTGGCAGAAGCCTGCAAAGATGGTCATTTTGATGAACTTGGATTATACAGTGCAGCCAAAACGCTGATGACCGGATCAGCGACTGATATCACCAGGGGTGAGGCTATTGCAAAATGGATTAAAGACGACGCCGACAGAATAAATAGCTTTTATGATTATAGCGCGGAGTTTTTAACAAAAAACGGGGAAATAAGGGCACGGCTTATGACCAAAAGACTGAGCGATCAGTGCCCGCATGATTTAGACACACTGATGAAGGAAGCTGAACGGTTAAACTTCGTGAATGAACGGTTAAAGGCCTATACACTTTTTGAAAATACCAGCGCAATTCTCAGGATGGGCTATGCGCTGATCAAAACCTATAATGCCCGTAAACGAAGCCGCAATGTGGTTGATTATGATGATCTGATTTCGAAAGTCGCCGGGCTTTTTAAAAATGTCAGTGCCAGTTGGATACTCTATAAACTTGATGAAGGTATTGATCATATCCTGATTGATGAAGCTCAGGATACCAACCCTGAGCAATGGGACATCATCCGAAAGCTGGCCCTTGAGTTTTTTGCCGGGATCGGTACCCGTGACGAAGAAGACTATAAAGACTTTCCCCGGACAATATTTGCAGTGGGGGATGTTAAACAGTCGATCTATTCCTTCCAAAAGGCCGAGCCGAAGCAGTTTAACCTGACAAGGGACTATTTTAAAAAGCAGGTTTCGGAAGCAAATCTCAAATTCAATAATGTGCCGATGAATCTTTCCTTCCGTTCAACATCAGCCATCCTTGAAGTGGTGGATTATGTATTTAGGGCAGAAACCACTCGCTTTGAAATTTCCTTTGACGTTCAGGAAATCAGCCATAGCACACACCGTCTTGATGAGCCGGGTCTTGTCGAAATATGGGATCCTATTTTACCGGAAGAAAGGAAAGAAGATGAAAACTGGTCGCCGCCGGTCATTCAGAAACCGGCGCATGATCCAAAACAGAAACTGGCCGATAAAATAGCCGACAAAATTGAAGCCTGGCTGGAATGCGGGGAAATACTGGCGTCAAAAGGGCGCCCGGTAACAGCGGGAGATATTTTAATACTGGTTCAAAAGCGAAAAGAATTCGTCCATTTCATGATCCGTGCTTTGAAAAAAAGAAAAATCAATGTTGCCGGGCTGGATCAGATGGTGCTGACCGATCAGCTGGCGGTAATGGATCTGATTGCCATTGCCAATTTTACCCTGCTTCCAAGCGATGATCTTACTTTGGCGACGGTTCTGAAGAGCCCGTTTATAGGAATGAGTGAAGATGATCTATTTGACCTGGCTAACTCACGTGGCAAGGGGGAAAGCCTTTGGTCAGCGCTCCTGAAACGGCAGTCGGAAAAGACATCATTTTCAGTTGCAGCGGAATATCTGAAAAAACTTGCAAATTTTGCGGATTTTTATCCGCCGTTTGAGTTTTTCTCATACCTGCTTGGGCCACTTCGGGGAAGGGAAAAACTGATCGCGCGGCTGGGTGAACAATCAAACGATCCTGTGGACGAATTTTTAAATCAGGCAATGAAATATGAACAGAATAATATTTCATCAATGCAGGGGTTTTTAAGCTGGATTGAAAAGGGTGATATTAAAATCAAACGGGATATGGAGCAGGGTGGCGACATGGTGCGGATCATGACTGTTCATGGGGCCAAAGGGCTTCAGGCACCAATTGTGTTCCTGCCGGATTCCTGCCAGGCGGCGGATCTAAAAGACACATTGTTCTGGTATGAGCAAAAATATTCAAAAAATATGCTTTGGGTTAAAAATGCGGAAACGAGGGTCGGGGCAGGTAAAATTGCCTATGAAGCGCGTAAAGCTGATGTGGAAGCGGAAAATAAAAGACTGCTTTATGTTGCCATGACCCGGGCGGAGGATCGGTTATATGTCACGGGATGGGAAAACGATCATCATAGTAACCGTAAGGATAATTGCTGGTATGATCTGATCCGAAATGCCCTACTTGATATGGACGGCACAGAAGAAATCAAACAGGGTGACGAAATTATATTAAGACGTGAGCACAGGAAAGAAGCCCCAAAAATATTGCCTGTGGAACAAGCCGAAGAAAAAAAGGAAGTTTCAGAACTGCCAGACTGGGCCTTTGCCACACCAATGGCAGAACCGGTCCCAAGCCGGCCGCTTAGCCCGTCTAGACCGGATGAAGGGGAAGAAAATATAAGTAGCCCGCTTATGAGTGCGGAAGCCATGAAACGGGATAAAAAACGCTATCATCGCGGACGGATTATTCATAAGCTTCTGGAAATTTTGCCGCAGTTGCCGGAAAGTGAACAAAAAGAAGCGGGGATCAGATATTTATCCCAAAAAGCGCTTGATTTGTCGGATGGGGATATAACTCAAATATCCCGTGAGGTCATCGATATACTGGGAAATAAGGATTTTTATGCGCTGTTTGGGGAAAACAGCCGTTCGGAAGTGCCGATTGTCGGGCAGATTGGTCATTATTCCTTAAGCGGCCAAGTCGACAGACTGGCCGTGACCGATAATGAA